CTCGGCGAGCTTGCGGCGGGCATCCGCCTCGCCCGAGGCCTCGATGCGGCGCGCGTCCGCCTCGGCGCTCGCCTGGGTGAGCCGGCTCACCTTGGAGGCCTCCGCCTCCAGCCGCCGCTGTTCGATCTCCTTCTCCTTGAAGGGCAGCACGTGGCGCATGGCCTCCGCCTTGGCCTTGGCGGCGATGATCTCCTCGTTGCCCGCCGCCTCCGCGCTCTTCTCGCGGCGCACCTTCTCCGCCTCCGCGTCCAGCTCGGACTCCTTCACCTGCTTGGACTTGAGCTCCAGCGTGTAGCGCATCTTCTCCGCGCGCAGCTCCTCCGCCAGCAGCGCCTCCACCCCCGTCCGGTACTGCTGCGGCAGGTCCACGTTGCCCAGGGTGATGGAGCGCAGCACCACGCCGTCCTCCTTCAACAGGGGGGCAATCTCCGCGGTGAGGTCCTTCTGAATCTGCGCCCGGTGCGTGGCGAAGATTTCGCGGACCGTGTGCTGGGCGAAGTGCCGGCGCAGCACGCCATCCACCACGGGCTCGACGACTTCACGGCCCACGTCTCCCGGCAGCCGCTGGGCCAGCTCGGGGATGCGCGCCGGGTCCAGCGCATAGCGCAACGTGACTTCGATGCCGATGGACAGCCCCTCCGCCGCCTGGAAGGGCGCAGGGCCGTCGGCGCTCAGGCTCCGCTCGGTCCGGTACACCTGGTCCTTCAAGCTATAGAGGTAGAGGCGGTGCACGTGGGGAAGCCTGACGACCCATCCCTCGCGCACCTCCGAGGAGCCGCCCGTGAGCAGGTTCACCCGGATGCCCACCTGGGCGGGCTCAATCATCTGCACCGGCGGGTGGGCCACCAGCGTGCTCCCCACGGCCACCAGCCCCCCGGCCGTCACCAGCCCCGCGCTGAGCCACCGGCCCTGCCGCGTCATCACCAGCCAGCGCAGGCTGGCCACTGCCGCGGCCACCAGCGCCACCAT
The Stigmatella aurantiaca genome window above contains:
- a CDS encoding SPFH domain-containing protein yields the protein MKFQEKLKDVVKQGGAAVTASMVALVAAAVASLRWLVMTRQGRWLSAGLVTAGGLVAVGSTLVAHPPVQMIEPAQVGIRVNLLTGGSSEVREGWVVRLPHVHRLYLYSLKDQVYRTERSLSADGPAPFQAAEGLSIGIEVTLRYALDPARIPELAQRLPGDVGREVVEPVVDGVLRRHFAQHTVREIFATHRAQIQKDLTAEIAPLLKEDGVVLRSITLGNVDLPQQYRTGVEALLAEELRAEKMRYTLELKSKQVKESELDAEAEKVRREKSAEAAGNEEIIAAKAKAEAMRHVLPFKEKEIEQRRLEAEASKVSRLTQASAEADARRIEASGEADARRKLAESDAYRVEVTGKAASEQLARDADLISRNPLLIQKTLADKLSDKIQVIIAPPQAGGFIAGGLLGQPQEARYANRAPPGPTYSQVPKPSEEAPSEEPSEEPSEYGEE